The Nicotiana tabacum cultivar K326 chromosome 14, ASM71507v2, whole genome shotgun sequence genome contains a region encoding:
- the LOC107817802 gene encoding putative late blight resistance protein homolog R1B-17 has product MNDEEIVGFENDAERIIKCLNEGKKELDVIPIVGMAGQGKTTFARKLYNNDNIVYHFDVRAWCIISQTYNRQELLQEIFNQVTGSKGKVDEVGELADMLRKRLIGRRYLIVLDDMWDIKAWEDLRLSFPNGDTGSRIIVTTRLEEVGKQVKHDTDPYSLPFLTRDESLKLLQKKVFQKEACPHELQDVSLAVAKRCKGLPLVIILVAGIIKRKKMEESWWHEVKNALLSYLGEAEGYSLSTMQLSYDNLPDSLKPCLLYMGMFPEDARIPVSKLISLWIAEGFVQNIESERLMEEAAEGYLMDLISSNVVMVERRRYNGKVKYCQVHDVVLHFCLEKSREEKFMFAVKGNYSDFQPSDWKETRLSIKLTKELSKIVLLTAEPFHQHLRSLITNDGGEYLVWNPFPQINKLGFLKVLDLSSQEVVPLSSATLNPLIYLKYLAVRTDQFDFHPESLLRHLETLIVLAFKSVVLPPIFWKMEKLRHVYVSGAVFDLENNKQGIFEESSKLENLRILRHVRYPINDGECMDVLLRRCPNVQKLSLTISSNELPKEICTFSPKLESLTQLQLLDLFFEGRRFSIPELHFPSNLKKLKLEGPHIVSAAPLIAGLPNLEYLQLQDWGTKSEEWCLKGIKFNKLKLLKLVSLGISRLDDPEESFPKLETLVIRMCHNLEEIPPSFADIETLKRIKLIGRRPQTLQPSAVKLKEDIEEIEGCNRLNLIMDVWISKHHSRQLRLQAQAPLLNMCCYYQKQLAGKWQVLVEILLPL; this is encoded by the exons ATGAATGATGAGGAGATAGTTGGTTTTGAGAATGACGCTGAAAGAATTATTAAGTGTCTGAATGAAGGAAAAAAGGAGCTAGACGTCATCCCAATTGTTGGGATGGCTGGACAAGGTAAAACAACTTTTGCTAGAAAGTTGTATAACAATGATAACATTGTTTACCATTTTGATGTTCGAGCATGGTGCATCATTTCCCAAACATATAATCGACAAGAGTTATTACAAGAGATTTTCAATCAAGTTACCGGTTCCAAGGGCAAGGTAGATGAGGTTGGAGAACTTGCTGACATGTTGAGGAAAAGATTAATTGGCAGGAGATATCTGATTGTCTTGGATGATATGTGGGATATTAAAGCGTGGGAAGATTTAAGATTATCTTTCCCAAATGGTGACACAGGAAGTAGAATAATAGTAACAACACGACTTGAGGAAGTAGGCAAGCAGGTCAAGCACGATACCGATCCTTATTCTCTCCCATTCCTCACACGCGATGAGAGTCTAAAGTTGTTGCAGAAAAAAGTGTTTCAAAAGGAAGCTTGCCCACATGAACTACAAGATGTCAGCCTAGCAGTTGCAAAAAGATGCAAAGGACTGCCTCTAGTGATTATCTTGGTAGCTGGAATaatcaaaaggaagaaaatggAAGAATCTTGGTGGCATGAGGTTAAAAATGCTCTACTTTCGTATCTAGGTGAGGCTGAAGGATATAGTCTTTCGACTATGCAGTTAAGTTATGATAATTTACCCGATTCTTTAAAACCTTGCCTCCTTTATATGGGGATGTTTCCTGAGGACGCGAGAATTCCAGTTTCTAAATTGATAAGTTTATGGATAGCGGAAGGCTTCGTGCAGAACATTGAGTCGGAGAGATTAATGGAAGAGGCAGCTGAAGGTTACTTGATGGATCTCATTAGCAGTAATGTGGTGATGGTTGAGAGAAGAAGATATAACGGTAAAGTCAAATACTGCCAGGTTCATGATGTCGTACTTCACTTTTGCTTGGAGAAAAGCAGAGAAGAAAAATTTATGTTTGCAGTGAAGGGGAATTATAGCGACTTTCAACCTTCCGATTGGAAGGAAACTCGACTGAGCATCAAATTAACTAAAGAGCTTTCCAAGATTGTATTGCTCACAGCGGAGCCTTTCCATCAACATTTAAGGTCACTGATAACAAATGATGGAGGGGAATATTTAGTATGGAACCCCTTCCCTCAGATTAATAAATTGGGATTTCTTAAGGTGTTGGATTTGAGTTCTCAAGAAGTGGTTCCTTTGTCGTCAGCTACATTGAATCCACTAATTTATCTGAAGTACCTTGCAGTTAGGACAGATCAATTTGATTTCCATCCGGAATCACTTCTACGCCATCTTGAAACTTTAATTGTTCTTGCTTTCAAGAGCGTAGTGTTACCTCCGATTTTTTGGAAAATGGAAAAATTAAGGCATGTTTATGTTAGTGGTGCTGTTTTTGATTTGGAAAACAATAAGCAAGGGATCTTTGAAGAATCCtctaaattggaaaatttgaggaTATTAAGGCATGTTCGTTATCCAATTAACGATGGTGAATGCATGGATGTCTTATTACGGAGGTGTCCTAACGTTCAAAAACTTAGTCTCACTATCTCTAGCAATGAACTTCCCAAAGAGATTTGTACTTTCAGTCCCAAACTAGAGAGTCTTACTCAGCTGCAATTACTTGACCTTTTCTTTGAGGGTAGGAGATTTAGTATACCTGAGTTACACTTTCCTTCAAACCTAAAGAAGTTGAAACTTGAAGGGCCTCATATAGTAAGCGCAGCTCCCTTGATTGCGGGACTACCAAATCTAGAGTATCTACAATTACAGGATTGGGGAACTAAGTCGGAAGAGTGGTGCCTCAAAGGTATCAAATTCAATAAACTTAAGTTGTTGAAACTGGTGTCGTTAGGTATCTCAAGGTTGGATGACCCAGAGGAATCTTTTCCTAAGCTTGAAACGCTTGTTATAAGAATGTGTCACAATCTTGAGGAGATTCCCCCTAGCTTTGCAGATATTGAAACATTGAAACGGATTAAGTTGATTGGGCGCAGGCCACAAACTCTGCAGCCTTCAGCTGTGAAACTTAAGGAAGACATCGAAGAGATTGAAGGATGCAACCGTCTTAACCTCATTATGGAC GTTTGGATCAGTAAGCACCATAGCCGGCAGCTACGACTTCAAGCACAAGCTCCTCTACTGAACATG TGTTGCTATTATCAGAAGCAGCTAGCTGGCAAGTGGCAAGTCCTTGTAGAAATTCTCCTTCCTCTTTGA
- the LOC142169190 gene encoding uncharacterized protein LOC142169190 — protein MVNARKIDRYKRIPGYQSCFSNCANKIWIFWSSDYVIDILEDREKHVLLRISNSVGTQPFYISAIYAKYDETLRYRLWEELRDLASWVNGPRGVVGDFNVVSCEEKKGGRPFRVEDSLDFLACLSDCGLQDAGYCCSQFTWSDNRDPPNTIWERLDRLVYNAEWFDSFGSTVVTHLSRSCSDHAPLLISAANTGSDFKLKKVCSTLSAWSRQAFGDIYEEPKRLEALIRSLEEEMISDPSPECRMNLSKAIAKFTIFLKLRDSILRQKVRVKWLTYGDDNTTFFHAVIKDRRKKLNIQRIRDDNDNLMEGTEEVAGAVVRFFQQLFGAEITIEDLIVLDVVKRTVTEEDNAFLTEIPLKRIVPSNLLRH, from the exons ATGGTGAATGCCAGGAAGATTGACAGATATAAAAGGATACCGGGATATCAATCTTGTTTTTCAAATTGTGCCAACAAGATTTGGATATTTTGGTCCTCTGACTATGTGATAGATATTCTGGAGGATAGAGAAAAACACGTTCTCTTGCGGATTTCTAACTCTGTAGGTACTCAACCCTTTTACATTTCTGCTATCTATGCAAAGTATGATGAGACTTTGAGATATCGCTTATGGGAAGAGCTTAGAGATTTAGCCAGTTGGGTTAATGGTCCACGGGGGGTGGTGGGTGACTTTAATGTTGTTTCATGTGAGGAGAAGAAAGGAGGAAGACCTTTCAGAGTTGAAGACAGTTTGGATTTTCTGGCTTGTTTGTCTGACTGTGGACTTCAGGATGCTGGATATTGTTGCTCTCAGTTCACCTGGAGTGACAACAGGGATCCCCCTAATACTATTTGGGAGAGGTTGGACAGGCTAGTCTACAATGCAGAATGGTTTGATTCATTTGGGAGCACAGTCGTCACCCATCTATCTAGGTCTTGCTCTGACCATGCTCCATTACTGATATCTGCGGCCAACACTGGCTCTGATTTT AAGCTTAAGAAAGTGTGCTCTACTCTCAGTGCTTGGTCCAGACAAGCTTTTGGTGATATATATGAAGAACCAAAGAGGCTTGAAGCTCTCATAAGAAGTTTGGAGGAGGAAATGATCTCTGATCCATCTCCTGAATGCAGAATGAACTTATCTAAAGCAATAGCGAAATTTACCATATTTTTGAAGCTGCGGGACTCAATTCTGAGGCAGAAGGTAAGAGTTAAATGGTTGACATATGGTGATGATAACACAACTTTCTTTCATGCTGTAATCAAGGATAGAAGGAAGAAATTAAACATCCAAAGGATCAGAGATGATAATGACAATCTTATGGAAGGTACGGAAGAGGTGGCAGGAGCAGTAGTCAGATTCTTTCAACAACTATTTGGTGCTGAAATAaccattgaagatcttattgtgcTGGATGTGGTGAAGAGAACTGTTACTGAAGAGGATAATGCTTTCCTCACTGAAATACCACTGAAGAGGATAGTTCCCTCAAACCTTCTCAGACATTAG